One stretch of Acropora muricata isolate sample 2 chromosome 12, ASM3666990v1, whole genome shotgun sequence DNA includes these proteins:
- the LOC136893675 gene encoding uncharacterized protein, translated as MTLIYCSKKYSKKCCRHAEDVELGLKDPSLSNNSEEVALEEIVIEKDNDQSAESSKQTKPPSAQIAAEEITNKDHGTWTLAESSSKDSKTEKSCNIIEIPETNSPDSSKTSASLSDELAENECCDRFSSLTAPGSPPADLGSHNAIVIEPQRSDSASTASDRSTTAICSSPKKSSTSDVSSSSGGELTGTAFTTTDNSADSSTQSCKVPVAPVDEIVITIEDDYDNGKANQSKESETKRDRRINGSENSGNDEQANTAPSEIVAENKSSISQEVNGDHFRPCKVCSDGEEGGDDMVGKTVRKPLLKEHGVSFSTVNDGENKPDEMKGGSEEFKSTLKDHTESPKVQEKVTEKVETKQTNQCVGAIEDCEKASVMKALTDAIGEFVIIDNYVVPLSALDTCKKLFPNERTPPSHNKRDNYTCETQPIVDDFETYEPDIPDKNAVKGTPWEEVEFGIRGGSKGGPFKNRTRTKEGDQLNAVDEFEVQRSPSIRNISSKISGFDHEKNPQVGCSCTFCENNWSKIHSPRYLKVPRKLVNSSATSSKSELTYEMPLKVQLPSSLKRGSSGVDDADCKLGCGENSTDSPVG; from the exons ATGACGCTTATCTATTGCAGTAAAAAGTACAGCAAAAAGTGCTGCCGACACGCTGAAGATGTTGAATTGGGTCTGAAGGATCCATCACTATCGAACAATTCTGAAGAGGTTGCTCTTGAAGAGATTGTCATTGAAAAGGACAATGACCAATCAGCGGAGTCAAGCAAGCAAACTAAACCTCCATCCGCCCAAATAGCAGCAGAGGAAATAACCAACAAAGACCACGGAACATGGACACTTGCAGAATCATCAAGTAAAGATTCAAAAACGGAGAAATCATGTAACATTATTGAAATACCTGAGACAAATTCTCCTGACTCTTCGAAGACTAGCGCTTCACTCTCAGACGAACTGGCTGAAAACGAGTGCTGTGATCGATTCTCATCTTTGACTGCGCCAGGTTCACCTCCTGCAGACCTGGGATCGCATAATGCAATTGTAATTGAACCGCAGAGATCGGACTCTGCTTCAACAGCCTCTGATCGTTCAACGACAGCAATCTGTTCTTCTCCTAAGAAATCCTCTACTTCAGATGTTTCTTCGTCCTCCGGTGGTGAACTGACAGGAACCGCTTTCACGACAACTGATAACAGCGCGGACTCATCAACTCAGTCGTGCAAAGTTCCAGTGGCCCCCGTGGATGAAATTGTAATAACAATCGAAGACGATTACGACAACGGGAAAGCTAATCAGAGCAAGGAATCTGAGACGAAAAGGGATAGAAGAATTAATGGAAGTGAAAATTCGGGCAATGACGAGCAGGCCAATACAGCTCCTTCTGAAATTGTTGCAGAAAACAAGTCAAGTATTTCTCAAGAGGTTAATGGAGACCATTTTCGACCCTGCAAAGTTTGCTCCGATGGTGAAGAGGGTGGTGATGACATGGTGGGCAAAACTGTCCGAAAACCTCTGCTCAAAGAGCATG GCGTTTCCTTCTCTACAGTGAATGATGGAGAAAACAAACCAGATGAAATGAAAGGAGGCTCCGAGGAGTTCAAAAGCACTTTAAAAGATCATACAGAATCTCCAAAAGTGCAAGAGAAAGTTACTGAAAAAGTAGAAACTAAACAAACCAACCAGTGCGTTGGGGCGATCGAAGACTGCGAGAAAGCTTCGGTAATGAAGGCTTTAACAGACGCCATCGGTGAATTTGTCATTATAGACAACTACGTCGTGCCTCTTTCTGCTCTTGATACCTGCAAGAAGCTATTCCCAAATGAGA GAACCCCTCCCAGCCACAATAAACGAGATAACTATACCTGCGAAACACAACCGATTGTGGATGACTTTGAAACTTATGAGCCTGACATTCCTGATAAGAACGCAGTCAAAGGAACCCCGTGGGAGGAGGTAGAGTTTGGGATCAGGGGAGGATCAAAG GGAGGACCGTTCAAGAACAGAACCCGTACAAAGGAGGGCGATCAACTCAACGCCGTAGATGAATTCGAAGTACAACGATCGCCTTCAATCAGAAATATCAGCAGCAAGATTTCTGGTTTTGATCACGAGAAAAACCCTCAAGTTGGCTGCTCGTGCACTTTCTGTGAAAACAATTGGAGCAAAATCCACAGTCCACGATATTTGAAGGTTCCAAG gaaGCTGGTGAACTCTTCAGCAACGTCCTCCAAATCTGAATTGACGTACGAAATGCCTTTGAAAGTTCAATTGCCCTCTTCACTCAAACGAGGTTCCTCTGGTGTTGATGACGCTGACTGCAAACTAGGTTGTGGAGAGAACTCAACCG